In one window of Thermus aquaticus DNA:
- a CDS encoding chlorite dismutase family protein has translation MERYFSLGLFRLLPAFRRLEAEAQEHLKEEFALLLRRYAERGGSLRAYSLVGLSAEADLLLFQGAEDPKAFQALRREANRTRFMGYLEPVALFLDRGEGEPGEDPVALFPYGLEGAPPQGAKVLRGRQVVLLEGPLALLFPLAVAEGGYLALPRGFREALDDLG, from the coding sequence ATGGAGCGCTACTTTTCCCTGGGGCTTTTTAGGCTCCTCCCGGCGTTTCGCCGCCTCGAGGCCGAGGCCCAGGAGCACCTGAAGGAGGAGTTCGCCCTCCTTCTCCGCCGCTATGCCGAGCGGGGGGGCTCCCTCAGGGCCTACAGCCTGGTGGGCCTCTCCGCCGAGGCCGACCTCCTCCTCTTCCAGGGGGCGGAGGACCCCAAGGCCTTCCAGGCCCTTCGGCGGGAGGCCAACCGGACCCGGTTCATGGGCTACCTGGAGCCCGTGGCCCTCTTCCTAGACCGGGGGGAGGGGGAGCCGGGGGAAGACCCCGTGGCCCTCTTCCCCTACGGGCTGGAAGGCGCCCCTCCTCAGGGGGCGAAGGTCCTCCGGGGGCGGCAGGTGGTCCTCCTGGAGGGGCCCCTTGCCCTCCTCTTCCCCCTGGCGGTGGCGGAGGGGGGGTATTTGGCCCTCCCCCGGGGCTTCCGGGAAGCCTTGGACGACCTGGGCTGA
- the lpdA gene encoding dihydrolipoyl dehydrogenase: protein MYDLLVIGAGPGGYVAAIRAAQLGMRVGVVEKEKALGGTCLRVGCIPSKALLETTERIYEVKKGLLGARVQGLEVDLKALMAHKDKVVQANTQGIEFLFKKNGIARHLGTARFLSERKVLVEETGEELSARFFLIATGSAPLIPPWAQVDGERVVTSTEALSFPEVPERLIVVGGGVIGLELGVVWHRLGAEVVVLEYMDRILPTMDAELSRAAEKVFRKEGLTIRTGVRVTAVLPQAKGARVELEGGEVLEADRVLLAVGRRPYTEGLGLENAGLFTDERGRIPVDEHLRTKLPHIYAIGDVIRGPMLAHKASEEGIAAVEHMAKGFGHVDYQAIPSVVYTHPEVAGVGYTEEELKEKGIPYKVGRFPYSASGRARAMGDTEGFIKVLAHAKTDRILGVHGIGARVGDVLAEAALAIFFKASAEDVGRAPHAHPSLSEILKEAALAAWEKPIHF, encoded by the coding sequence GTGTACGACCTCCTGGTGATCGGGGCCGGGCCCGGCGGGTACGTGGCCGCCATCCGGGCGGCCCAGCTGGGGATGCGGGTGGGGGTGGTGGAGAAGGAGAAGGCCCTGGGGGGGACCTGCCTCAGGGTGGGGTGCATCCCCTCCAAGGCGCTTCTGGAGACCACCGAGCGCATCTACGAGGTGAAAAAGGGCCTCCTTGGGGCCAGGGTCCAGGGCCTCGAGGTGGACCTGAAGGCCCTCATGGCCCACAAGGACAAGGTGGTCCAGGCCAACACCCAGGGGATTGAGTTCCTCTTCAAGAAAAACGGCATCGCCCGCCACCTGGGCACGGCCCGCTTCCTCTCCGAGAGGAAGGTCCTGGTGGAGGAGACGGGGGAGGAGCTCTCGGCCCGCTTTTTCCTCATCGCCACCGGTTCGGCTCCCCTCATTCCCCCCTGGGCCCAGGTGGACGGGGAAAGGGTGGTGACCTCCACCGAGGCCCTTTCCTTCCCCGAGGTGCCGGAGAGGCTCATCGTGGTGGGGGGTGGGGTCATCGGCCTCGAGCTCGGCGTGGTCTGGCACCGCCTGGGGGCCGAGGTGGTGGTCCTGGAGTACATGGACCGGATCCTGCCCACCATGGACGCCGAGCTTTCCCGGGCGGCGGAAAAGGTCTTTAGAAAGGAGGGCCTCACCATCCGCACGGGGGTGCGGGTCACCGCCGTGCTGCCCCAGGCTAAGGGGGCCCGGGTGGAGCTGGAAGGCGGGGAGGTTCTGGAGGCGGACCGGGTGCTTTTGGCCGTGGGCCGGAGGCCCTACACCGAGGGGCTTGGCCTGGAAAACGCCGGGCTTTTCACCGACGAAAGGGGCCGGATCCCCGTGGACGAGCACCTAAGGACCAAGCTTCCCCACATCTACGCCATTGGGGACGTGATCCGGGGTCCCATGCTGGCCCACAAGGCTAGCGAGGAGGGCATCGCCGCGGTGGAGCACATGGCGAAGGGCTTTGGCCACGTGGACTACCAGGCCATCCCCAGCGTGGTCTACACCCACCCCGAGGTGGCCGGCGTGGGGTATACGGAGGAGGAGCTGAAGGAAAAGGGCATCCCCTACAAGGTGGGGAGGTTCCCCTACTCTGCCAGCGGCCGCGCCCGGGCCATGGGGGATACGGAAGGGTTTATCAAGGTCCTGGCCCACGCCAAGACCGACCGCATCCTGGGGGTCCACGGGATCGGGGCCCGGGTGGGGGACGTCCTGGCCGAGGCGGCCTTGGCCATCTTCTTCAAGGCCAGCGCCGAGGACGTGGGCCGCGCCCCCCACGCCCACCCCTCCCTCTCGGAGATCCTCAAGGAGGCCGCCTTGGCGGCGTGGGAGAAGCCCATCCACTTTTAA
- the ruvA gene encoding Holliday junction branch migration protein RuvA: MIRYLKGVVARKEEGSFLLLVGGVGFQVQAPSPFLQGLREGEEVGVHTHLALREEGLFLFGFPEEESLKLFELLLSVSGVGPKVALALLSALPPRLLAQALAEGDLRLLTSASGVGKRLAERLVLELKGKVPKELLTGEKVESGEAEEAILALAALGFKEGQARSVVLDLLAKNPGARAQELIKEALRRLR; the protein is encoded by the coding sequence ATGATTCGCTACTTGAAGGGCGTGGTGGCCAGGAAGGAGGAGGGGAGCTTCCTCCTCCTGGTGGGCGGGGTGGGCTTCCAGGTCCAGGCCCCAAGCCCCTTCCTCCAGGGCCTGAGGGAGGGGGAGGAGGTGGGGGTCCACACCCACCTGGCCCTTCGGGAGGAAGGCCTTTTCCTCTTCGGCTTCCCCGAGGAGGAAAGCCTCAAGCTCTTTGAGCTCCTCCTCTCCGTGAGCGGGGTGGGGCCCAAGGTGGCCCTGGCCCTCCTCTCCGCCCTCCCCCCGAGGCTTCTGGCCCAGGCCCTGGCCGAGGGGGACCTGAGGCTCCTCACCTCGGCCAGCGGGGTGGGCAAGCGCCTGGCCGAGCGCCTGGTCCTGGAGCTCAAGGGCAAGGTGCCCAAGGAACTCCTCACCGGGGAGAAAGTGGAAAGCGGGGAGGCGGAGGAAGCCATCCTGGCCCTGGCCGCCCTGGGCTTCAAGGAGGGGCAGGCCCGGAGCGTGGTCCTGGACCTCCTGGCTAAAAACCCGGGGGCCAGGGCCCAGGAGCTCATCAAGGAGGCCCTGAGGCGCCTCCGCTAA
- a CDS encoding 2-oxoglutarate dehydrogenase E1 component has translation MELTLESQGYLEALYRAYLEDPFSLPEEWRRYFSALALEDGRREPLAKAPPLAEAFDPAFPLKVERLAQAYRELGHLAAQIDPLGRKRPWPKALTLEAHGLAPEDLKKPLPPVFGAPTLEALLERLKATYLGPVGFELAHVEPEERAWLLAQVEAPWPKPPLEARKRLLRGLMEASLFEAFLQKKYLGAKTFSVEGLESLIPLLQETLEEAARHGVREVVLGMAHRGRLNVLAHVVGKPFERIFREFEEIFPEGYSGDVKYHLGFSSDRLTAYGPIHVSLNFNPSHLEFVNPVTLGRLRAKQDRFGDRERRRGLAVLVHGDSAFIGEGIVQETLNLSQLPGYGVGGTLHVVANNQLGFTTLPSEYTSCRYPTDIAKMLGAPIFHVNAEALDELWFVLRLALAYRQRYGKDVVIDLVGYRRRGHNETDEPSFTQPTMYAEIARRPEPWKVYAERLLAEGAISQEEIGAWQEAYLERLESEFARVKAEPGPVVLHGLSGIWQGYVGGEDRLVPEVDTGVPKEALRNLLLRLASVPEGFQVHPKLKRFLEARREMAEEKRPLDWAAAEALAFASLAVEGHRVRLTGQDALRGTFTQRHAALYDYATGRPYIPLQHLAEGQAEVEIYNSPLSEAGVLGFEYGYSLDYPEGLILWEAQFGDFVNVAQVYIDQFLASAEAKWNRLSGLVLLLPHGLEGQGPEHSSARLERFLQLGARDNLQVAYPTTPAQFFHLLRRQVKRKIRKPLVVMTPKSLLRHPEVVSALEELAQGRFQKVIPERIKGARKVLLTSGKVYYDLLAKRRELAAEDVALIRLELLYPFPEEELKEALGFYPRKTPVVFVQEEPINQGAWWYLSARFCGEIYGHPFSVVARPESPSPAVGSSKVHRLEQEELLEEAFK, from the coding sequence ATGGAGCTCACGCTGGAAAGCCAAGGCTACCTGGAGGCCCTGTACCGGGCTTACCTGGAGGACCCCTTTTCCTTGCCCGAGGAGTGGCGGCGCTACTTCTCCGCTTTGGCCCTGGAGGACGGCCGACGAGAACCCTTGGCCAAGGCCCCGCCTTTGGCCGAGGCCTTTGACCCGGCCTTTCCCCTGAAGGTGGAGAGGCTGGCCCAGGCCTACCGGGAGCTGGGCCACCTGGCGGCCCAGATAGACCCCCTGGGCCGAAAGCGCCCCTGGCCCAAGGCGCTCACCCTGGAGGCCCATGGCCTCGCCCCCGAGGACCTCAAAAAACCCCTTCCCCCCGTCTTTGGGGCCCCCACCCTCGAGGCCCTTCTGGAGCGCCTAAAGGCCACCTATTTAGGCCCGGTGGGCTTTGAGCTCGCCCACGTGGAGCCCGAGGAGCGGGCCTGGCTCCTGGCCCAGGTGGAGGCCCCCTGGCCCAAGCCCCCCCTCGAGGCCAGGAAGCGGCTTCTCCGGGGCCTCATGGAGGCCAGCCTCTTTGAGGCCTTCCTGCAGAAGAAGTACCTGGGGGCCAAGACCTTCAGCGTGGAGGGCCTGGAAAGCCTCATCCCCCTTCTCCAGGAGACCCTGGAGGAGGCGGCCCGGCACGGGGTGCGGGAGGTGGTCCTGGGCATGGCCCACCGGGGGCGTCTGAACGTCCTGGCCCACGTGGTGGGCAAGCCCTTTGAGCGCATCTTCCGCGAGTTTGAGGAGATCTTCCCCGAGGGCTACTCCGGGGACGTCAAGTACCACCTGGGCTTCTCCAGCGACCGCCTGACCGCCTATGGGCCCATCCACGTCTCCTTGAACTTCAACCCCAGCCACCTGGAGTTCGTGAACCCCGTGACCTTGGGCCGGCTTCGGGCCAAGCAGGACCGCTTCGGGGACCGGGAGAGGCGGCGGGGCCTGGCGGTTTTGGTCCACGGGGACTCGGCCTTCATCGGGGAGGGGATCGTCCAGGAGACCCTGAACCTGTCCCAGCTCCCCGGCTACGGGGTGGGGGGCACCCTCCACGTGGTGGCCAACAACCAGCTGGGCTTCACCACCCTGCCCTCGGAGTACACCTCCTGCCGCTACCCCACGGATATCGCCAAGATGCTGGGGGCGCCCATCTTCCACGTGAACGCCGAGGCCTTGGACGAGCTCTGGTTCGTCCTGAGGCTGGCCCTGGCCTACCGCCAGCGCTACGGCAAGGACGTGGTCATAGACCTGGTGGGCTACCGCCGCCGGGGCCACAACGAGACCGACGAGCCCTCCTTCACCCAGCCCACCATGTACGCCGAGATCGCCCGGCGCCCCGAGCCCTGGAAGGTCTACGCCGAGCGCCTTCTGGCCGAGGGGGCCATCTCCCAGGAGGAGATCGGGGCCTGGCAGGAGGCCTACCTGGAGCGGCTGGAAAGCGAGTTCGCCCGGGTCAAGGCCGAGCCGGGCCCGGTGGTCCTCCACGGGCTTTCCGGCATCTGGCAGGGGTACGTGGGCGGCGAGGACCGCCTGGTGCCGGAGGTGGACACCGGGGTGCCCAAGGAGGCCCTAAGGAACCTCCTCCTGCGCCTGGCCTCGGTTCCCGAGGGCTTCCAGGTCCACCCCAAGCTGAAGCGCTTCCTGGAGGCCCGCCGGGAGATGGCCGAGGAAAAACGCCCCCTGGACTGGGCCGCCGCCGAGGCCCTGGCCTTCGCCTCCTTGGCGGTGGAGGGGCATAGGGTGCGCCTCACGGGCCAGGATGCCCTAAGGGGTACCTTCACCCAGCGCCACGCCGCCCTCTACGACTACGCCACCGGCAGGCCCTACATCCCCCTCCAGCACCTGGCCGAGGGGCAGGCCGAGGTGGAGATCTACAACTCCCCCCTCTCCGAGGCCGGGGTCCTGGGCTTTGAGTACGGCTACAGCCTGGACTACCCCGAGGGCCTCATCCTCTGGGAGGCCCAGTTCGGGGACTTCGTCAACGTGGCCCAGGTCTACATTGACCAGTTCCTGGCCAGCGCTGAGGCCAAGTGGAACCGGCTTTCGGGGCTGGTGCTCCTCCTGCCCCACGGCCTCGAGGGCCAGGGCCCCGAGCACTCCTCCGCCAGGCTGGAGCGCTTTTTGCAGCTTGGGGCCCGGGACAACCTCCAGGTGGCCTACCCCACCACCCCGGCCCAGTTCTTCCACCTCCTGCGCCGCCAGGTGAAGCGCAAAATCCGCAAGCCCCTCGTCGTCATGACCCCCAAGAGCCTCCTCCGCCACCCCGAGGTGGTCTCCGCCCTGGAGGAGCTGGCCCAGGGCCGCTTCCAGAAGGTCATCCCCGAGCGCATCAAGGGGGCCAGGAAGGTCCTCCTCACCTCGGGCAAGGTCTACTACGACCTTTTGGCCAAAAGGCGGGAGCTTGCGGCGGAGGACGTGGCCCTCATCCGGCTGGAGCTCCTCTACCCCTTCCCCGAGGAGGAGCTCAAGGAGGCCCTGGGCTTCTACCCCAGGAAGACCCCGGTGGTCTTCGTCCAGGAAGAGCCCATCAACCAGGGGGCCTGGTGGTACCTCTCGGCCCGCTTCTGCGGGGAGATCTACGGCCACCCCTTCAGCGTGGTGGCCCGGCCCGAGTCCCCAAGCCCGGCCGTGGGCTCCTCCAAGGTGCACAGGCTGGAGCAGGAAGAGCTTCTTGAGGAAGCTTTTAAGTAA
- a CDS encoding enoyl-CoA hydratase/isomerase family protein yields the protein MILTERQGSVLVLTLNRPERLNAITGELLEALFQALQAANEDKEVRALLLTGAGKAFSAGQDLTEFGEAKPDYEAHLRRYNRVVEAISALEKPLVVAVNGPAAGAGMSLALWGDYRLAAAGASFTTAFARIGLVPDTGMSFLLPRLVGLAKAQELLYLSPRLSAEEALALGLVHRVVPAERLMEEAMGKAQELAQGSTRALALTKKLLLETYRLSLTEALALEAILQGEAGRTLDHEEGVRAFREKRPPRFQGR from the coding sequence ATGATCCTGACGGAGCGCCAGGGAAGCGTCCTGGTCCTGACCCTGAACCGGCCCGAAAGGCTCAACGCCATCACGGGCGAGCTTCTGGAAGCCCTCTTTCAGGCCCTCCAAGCCGCCAACGAGGATAAGGAGGTCCGCGCCCTCCTCCTCACGGGGGCGGGAAAGGCCTTCTCCGCCGGCCAGGACCTCACGGAGTTCGGCGAGGCCAAGCCCGACTACGAGGCCCATCTCCGCCGCTACAACCGGGTGGTGGAGGCCATCAGCGCCCTAGAAAAGCCCCTGGTGGTGGCCGTGAACGGCCCAGCGGCGGGGGCGGGGATGAGCCTGGCCCTCTGGGGGGACTACCGCCTGGCGGCGGCGGGGGCCAGCTTCACCACGGCCTTCGCCCGCATCGGCCTGGTGCCCGACACGGGGATGAGCTTCCTCCTGCCCCGCCTGGTGGGCCTGGCCAAGGCCCAGGAGCTCCTCTACCTCTCCCCCCGCCTCTCGGCGGAGGAGGCGCTGGCGCTAGGCCTGGTGCACCGGGTGGTGCCCGCCGAGCGCCTCATGGAGGAGGCCATGGGGAAGGCCCAGGAGCTGGCCCAGGGCTCCACCCGCGCCCTGGCCCTCACCAAAAAGCTCCTCCTGGAGACCTACCGCCTCTCCCTCACCGAGGCTTTGGCCCTCGAGGCCATCCTCCAGGGGGAGGCGGGGCGCACCCTGGACCACGAGGAGGGGGTCAGGGCCTTCCGGGAGAAGCGCCCGCCCCGCTTCCAAGGGCGATGA
- a CDS encoding S8 family serine peptidase, whose protein sequence is MRKLWTLALLGLLAACNQNAIRPPQNPNPTLASGENLTYVQNEVVVAYQDEAALQEAIRKLGATEIARIPELRAALLRVPGDALKASKALKGLPGLRYAEPHLAMALAPKDDPVVQRRAGGGGLAPLGNPPDQIFDQLPQYALDPRHLNARPAWDRGFFGEGVTVAIIDDPADVTHPDLAANWAGLAYDPVTNTTYTQASTWTAFIQGLGASNISHGTFVASTVSAAKDGQGIVGLAPRTKFLPVAIFQPNYVGDFYTARGIVWAVNRGAQILNNSWGGLGYGNLVKEAFDYALANGVVVVASAGNSYKDEVRTPAGYPGIIASAAADGNRNKTNFSTYGRHISSAAPGLDVLLANPTWLGGGYGLISGTSFSGPYTAAAAALVKGACPGATPYQVRRALETTTWEQTFTREKGWGHLNVGNLANLLAQGCSALPQKGSVVRIKVEYQNERGVFTGVLADVILRGQGLRPGDPTDPTPIYWAKTDQNGEAWFYEIAPGTYEIYVAGPDLAVTGSMPEDRGTRVGTIVARPGSSAGQPDFMYVRLLAREP, encoded by the coding sequence ATGAGGAAGCTTTGGACCCTTGCTCTTCTAGGCCTTTTGGCGGCGTGCAACCAAAACGCCATCCGGCCTCCCCAAAACCCCAACCCTACCCTGGCTTCGGGCGAGAACCTCACCTACGTCCAAAACGAGGTGGTGGTGGCCTACCAGGACGAGGCCGCCCTGCAGGAGGCCATCCGCAAGCTAGGCGCCACGGAGATCGCCCGCATCCCCGAGCTTCGCGCTGCCCTCCTCCGGGTGCCCGGGGATGCTTTGAAGGCCAGCAAAGCCTTGAAGGGGCTTCCGGGCCTGCGGTACGCCGAGCCCCACCTGGCCATGGCCCTGGCCCCTAAGGACGACCCAGTGGTGCAGAGGCGGGCTGGCGGAGGGGGGCTTGCGCCCCTGGGCAACCCTCCCGACCAGATCTTTGACCAGCTGCCCCAATACGCCCTGGACCCCCGCCACCTGAACGCCAGACCTGCTTGGGACCGCGGCTTCTTTGGGGAAGGGGTGACCGTGGCTATCATTGACGATCCCGCTGACGTTACCCACCCCGACCTAGCCGCCAACTGGGCGGGGCTGGCCTACGACCCAGTCACCAACACCACCTATACCCAGGCCTCCACCTGGACAGCCTTCATCCAAGGGCTTGGCGCAAGCAACATCTCCCACGGCACCTTCGTGGCCTCCACGGTGAGCGCCGCCAAGGACGGCCAGGGCATCGTGGGCCTCGCGCCCAGGACCAAATTCCTCCCGGTAGCCATTTTCCAGCCGAACTACGTGGGGGACTTCTACACCGCCCGGGGCATCGTCTGGGCGGTCAACCGCGGGGCCCAGATCCTCAACAACTCCTGGGGCGGTCTGGGATACGGGAACCTCGTGAAGGAAGCCTTTGACTACGCCCTGGCCAACGGCGTGGTGGTGGTGGCCAGCGCCGGGAACTCCTACAAGGACGAGGTGCGCACCCCGGCGGGCTATCCGGGCATTATCGCCTCTGCGGCCGCCGACGGCAACCGCAACAAGACCAACTTCTCCACTTACGGTCGCCACATCTCCAGCGCTGCCCCCGGCCTGGATGTCCTTCTGGCCAACCCCACTTGGCTCGGCGGCGGATACGGCCTCATCTCCGGCACCTCCTTCTCCGGCCCCTATACCGCCGCCGCCGCCGCTTTAGTGAAAGGGGCCTGCCCAGGCGCCACCCCCTACCAGGTGCGCCGAGCCCTGGAGACCACCACCTGGGAACAGACCTTCACCCGGGAAAAGGGTTGGGGCCACCTGAACGTCGGCAACCTGGCCAACCTCCTGGCCCAAGGGTGCTCCGCCCTACCTCAGAAGGGCTCGGTGGTCAGGATCAAGGTGGAGTACCAGAACGAGCGGGGCGTCTTCACTGGCGTCCTAGCGGACGTAATCCTGCGGGGCCAGGGGCTCCGCCCTGGGGACCCCACCGACCCCACCCCCATCTACTGGGCCAAGACCGATCAAAACGGCGAGGCCTGGTTCTATGAGATCGCCCCGGGCACCTACGAGATCTACGTGGCCGGGCCAGACCTGGCCGTGACCGGGAGCATGCCGGAGGACCGGGGCACCCGCGTAGGCACCATAGTGGCCAGGCCAGGCTCCAGCGCAGGCCAACCCGACTTCATGTACGTACGCCTCCTTGCCCGAGAACCCTAG
- the odhB gene encoding 2-oxoglutarate dehydrogenase complex dihydrolipoyllysine-residue succinyltransferase, whose amino-acid sequence MQELKVPSVGESIVEVEIGAWLKKEGEAFQADEPLVELITDKATLELPAPFAGTLKKILKAQGETARVGEAIALLEEGKVEAQVQAPTQAPEEASPEPLAMPAAERLMREAGVSPKEVVGTGLGGRILKEDVERHLEARKAPPMPAEPAPPPSPQAPADKPWRVDEAVPMTPLRRRIAERLLQARQTTAMLTTFNEADMSAVIALRRELGEAFQKKHGVKLGFMSFFVKAVVQALKEIPELNAEIRDNTIVYHRYYDIGIAVGGGEGLVVPVLRDADRLSFAEIERQIADFAERARARKLKPEELMGGTFTITNGGIYGSLNSTPLLNPPQVGILGMHAIQERPVAREGQVVIRPMMYLALSYDHRIVDGREAVTFLRRVKELIENPARLLLEV is encoded by the coding sequence GTGCAGGAGCTGAAAGTCCCCTCTGTGGGCGAGTCCATCGTGGAAGTGGAGATCGGCGCCTGGCTGAAGAAGGAGGGCGAGGCCTTCCAGGCCGACGAGCCCTTGGTGGAGCTCATCACCGACAAGGCCACCCTGGAGCTCCCCGCCCCCTTCGCCGGGACCCTGAAGAAGATCCTGAAGGCCCAGGGCGAGACGGCCCGGGTGGGGGAGGCCATCGCCCTCCTGGAGGAGGGGAAGGTGGAGGCGCAGGTCCAGGCGCCCACCCAGGCTCCTGAGGAGGCTTCCCCGGAGCCCCTGGCCATGCCTGCCGCCGAGCGGCTCATGCGGGAGGCGGGGGTCTCCCCCAAGGAGGTGGTGGGCACCGGCCTGGGCGGCCGCATCCTCAAGGAGGACGTGGAGCGCCACCTGGAGGCGCGGAAAGCCCCTCCCATGCCCGCCGAGCCTGCGCCGCCCCCTTCCCCTCAGGCCCCCGCCGATAAGCCCTGGCGGGTGGACGAGGCCGTGCCCATGACCCCCCTCCGCCGCCGCATCGCCGAGAGGCTCCTCCAGGCCCGCCAGACCACGGCCATGCTGACCACCTTCAACGAGGCCGACATGTCGGCGGTCATCGCCCTGAGGCGGGAGCTGGGGGAGGCCTTCCAGAAGAAGCACGGGGTCAAGCTGGGCTTCATGAGCTTCTTCGTCAAGGCCGTGGTCCAGGCCCTGAAGGAGATCCCCGAGCTGAACGCCGAGATCCGCGACAATACCATCGTCTACCACCGCTACTACGACATCGGCATCGCCGTGGGGGGCGGGGAGGGGCTGGTGGTGCCCGTCCTGAGGGACGCCGACCGCCTCTCCTTCGCCGAGATAGAGAGGCAGATCGCCGACTTCGCCGAACGGGCAAGGGCCAGGAAGCTCAAGCCCGAGGAGCTCATGGGGGGCACCTTCACCATCACCAACGGGGGGATCTACGGCTCCTTAAACTCCACCCCCCTCCTCAACCCGCCCCAGGTGGGGATTCTGGGCATGCACGCCATCCAGGAAAGGCCCGTGGCCCGGGAGGGCCAGGTGGTCATCCGCCCCATGATGTACCTGGCCCTCTCCTACGACCACCGCATCGTGGACGGGAGGGAGGCGGTCACCTTCCTGCGCCGGGTGAAGGAGCTCATAGAAAACCCCGCCCGGCTCCTTCTGGAGGTGTAG
- the hemQ gene encoding hydrogen peroxide-dependent heme synthase, translating to MEGHVPEPTHTLEGWHILHDFRRLDFPRWRKASPLERQAAWEELLGLLALWRRVEEEGRGSFGVYQVITQKADLLFLNLRETLDELLELESALNKSLFAEYLLPAYGFYSVVELGSQEKPLDPESPYVKPRLTPRVPKGGYVCFYPMNKRREGGDNWYMLPAKERAHLMRAHGETGRKYQGKVLQVISGAQGLDDWEWGVDLFSEDPIQFKKIVYEMRFDEVSARFGEFGPFYVGRYLDEKALARLLDVG from the coding sequence ATGGAAGGCCACGTGCCCGAACCCACCCACACCCTCGAGGGCTGGCACATCCTCCACGACTTCCGCCGCCTGGACTTCCCCCGGTGGCGCAAGGCCTCCCCCCTGGAGAGGCAGGCGGCCTGGGAGGAGCTTTTGGGCCTCCTCGCCCTCTGGCGGCGGGTGGAGGAGGAGGGGCGGGGGTCTTTTGGGGTCTACCAGGTCATCACCCAGAAGGCGGACCTCCTCTTCCTGAACCTTAGGGAGACTCTGGACGAGCTTTTGGAACTGGAAAGCGCCTTGAACAAGAGCCTCTTCGCCGAGTACCTTTTGCCCGCCTACGGCTTTTACTCCGTGGTGGAGCTGGGAAGCCAGGAGAAGCCTCTAGACCCCGAGTCCCCCTACGTCAAGCCCCGCCTCACCCCCAGGGTACCTAAGGGGGGCTACGTCTGCTTTTACCCCATGAACAAAAGGCGGGAAGGGGGGGACAACTGGTACATGCTCCCCGCCAAGGAGCGGGCCCACCTCATGCGGGCCCACGGGGAGACGGGCCGGAAGTACCAGGGCAAGGTCCTCCAGGTCATCAGCGGGGCCCAGGGCCTGGACGACTGGGAGTGGGGGGTGGACCTCTTCAGCGAGGACCCCATCCAGTTCAAGAAGATCGTCTACGAGATGCGCTTTGACGAGGTCTCCGCCCGCTTCGGGGAGTTCGGGCCCTTCTACGTGGGCCGCTATCTGGACGAAAAGGCCCTGGCCCGCCTCCTGGACGTAGGATAG